The Scleropages formosus chromosome 11, fSclFor1.1, whole genome shotgun sequence genome window below encodes:
- the LOC108934539 gene encoding relaxin-3 receptor 1-like, translating to MGDDDVLNQSGARTPNRSLSHNDRFLKLEDIEVSADGSPVLRIIISIVYSVVCVVGLVGNLLVLFLMKVKQGVKRSSINLFVLNLAVTDFQFVLTLPFWAADTALDFSWPFGDAMCRIVLSVTVMNMYASVFFLTAMSVTRYRSVASALEERASGTRCSAPWVSALLWLSASAATAPTFTFSSVVSVAGEKLCLLRFPEGQRWLALYHVQKIVVAFVVPMVIVSVCYLRLLRFIRRRSSMMRKKEPRRGSSSSSRVTRSRVTRSVTVVVLSFFLCWMPNHAITLWGVLVKFNVVRWDKSYYMIHTYVFPVSVCLAHVNSCLNPVLYCLMRREFRAKIVGFLFLFSCRDQNKETHRIRSPQ from the coding sequence ATGGGTGATGATGATGTTCTAAACCAGAGTGGCGCTCGGACCCCCAACAGGTCTCTGAGCCACAACGACAGATTCCTCAAGCTGGAGGACATCGAGGTGAGCGCGGACGGCAGCCCGGTGCTCAGGATCATCATCTCCATCGTGTACTCGGTGGTGTGCGTCGTGGGTCTGGTGGGGAACCTGCTCGTCCTCTTCCTCATGAAGGTGAAGCAGGGCGTGAAGAGGTCCTCCATCAACCTGTTCGTGCTCAACCTGGCCGTGACCGACTTCCAGTTCGTGCTCACCCTGCCCTTCTGGGCGGCGGACACGGCTCTGGACTTCAGCTGGCCCTTCGGAGACGCCATGTGCCGCATCGTGCTCTCCGTGACCGTGATGAACATGTACGCCAGCGTCTTCTTCCTCACGGCCATGAGCGTCACCCGCTACCGCTCCGTGGCTTCGGCTCTGGAGGAGCGCGCCTCGGGGACGCGCTGCTCGGCCCCGTGGGTGAGCGCGCTGCTCTGGCTGTCGGCCAGCGCGGCCACGGCGCCCACCTTCACCTTCTCCAGCGTGGTGAGCGTGGCCGGGGAGAAGCTGTGTCTCCTGCGGTTCCCCGAGGGCCAGCGCTGGCTCGCCCTCTACCACGTGCAGAAGATCGTGGTGGCCTTCGTGGTTCCCATGGTGATCGTGTCCGTGTGTTACCTGCGGCTCTTGCGCTTCATCCGCCGGAGGAGCAGcatgatgaggaagaaggagCCGAGACGCggctcctccagcagcagcagggtgaCCAGGTCCAGGGTGACCAGGTCCGTCACCGTGGTGGTgctctccttcttcctctgctgGATGCCGAACCACGCCATCACGCTCTGGGGGGTTCTGGTCAAGTTCAACGTGGTTCGGTGGGACAAGTCCTACTACATGATCCACACGTACGTGTTCCCCGTGTCCGTGTGTCTGGCCCACGTGAACAGCTGCCTCAACCCGGTGCTCTACTGTCTCATGAGAAGAGAGTTCAGGGCGAAAATTGTGGGCTTCTTGTTCCTTTTCAGTTGCAGAGATCAAAATAAAGAAACGCACCGCATCCGTTCCCCGCAGTGA
- the morf4l1 gene encoding mortality factor 4-like protein 1, producing MAPKQDPKPKFQEGERVLCFHGPLLYEAKCVKVNIKDKQVKYFIHYSGWNKNWDEWVPESRVLKYVDTNLQKQKELQKANQDHYVEGKMRGVAPSKKIAAVQQKNVDLKKKNKQKTPGAGEGTSSGEMPQPPRKKRARVDPTVESEETFINRVEVKVKIPEELKPWLVDDWDLITRQKQLFHLPAKKNVDTILEDYANYKKSRGNSDNKEYAINEVVAGIREYFNVMLGTQLLYKFERPQYAEILADHPDVPISQIYGAPHLLRLFVRIGAMLAYTPLDEKSLALLLNYLQDFLKYLVKNSSTLFSATDYEVAPPEYHRKAV from the exons ATGGCGCCAAAACAGGACCCTAAACCTAAATTTCAAGAAG GTGAAAGAGTTCTGTGTTTTCACGGGCCATTGCTCTACGAAGCTAAG TGTGTAAAAGTTAATATCAAGGACAAGCAAGTGAAGTACTTTATTCATTATAGCGGATGGAATAAAAA ctgGGATGAATGGGTTCCTGAAAGCAGGGTGCTTAAATATGTGGACACCAACCTACAGAAACAAAAGGAGCTTCAAAAGGCTAATCA GGACCATTATGTTGAGGGAAAGATGAGGGGTGTAGCACCAAGCAAGAAGATTGCTGCTGTGCAGCAGAAAAATGTTGATCT gaagaaaaagaacaaacaaaaga CGCCAGGAGCAGGTGAGGGAACCAGCTCTGGGGAGATGCCTCAGCCCCCTCGGAAGAAGAGGGCCCGCGTCGACCCCACTGTTGAAAGC GAAGAAACGTTCATAAATCGAGTGGAAGTAAAGGTGAAGATCCCAGAGGAGCTGAAACCCTGGCTGGTGGATGACTGGGACCTGATCACCAGGCAAAAACAG ttgtttcatCTGCCAGCAAAGAAGAATGTTGATACGATCTTAGAAGACTATGCAAACTATAAGAAATCGAGAGGCAACTCGGATAACAA AGAGTATGCCATCAACGAAGTAGTTGCAGGGATTCGCGAGTACTTCAATGTCATGCTTGGTACCCAACTCCTGTACAAGTTTGAGAGACCGCAGTATGCCGAGATCCTGGCGGACCACCCCGACGTGCCCATTTCCCAGATCTACGGGGCTCCCCATCTACTGAGGCTCTTTG tgaGGATCGGGGCCATGTTGGCCTATACGCCTCTGGACGAGAAGAGCCTCGCCCTGCTTCTCAACTACCTGCAGGACTTTCTGAA GTATCTTGTGAAGAATTCCTCCACTCTCTTTAGTGCCACTGATTATGAAGTGGCCCCTCCAGAATACCACCGGAAGGCAGTCTAA